One Etheostoma cragini isolate CJK2018 chromosome 19, CSU_Ecrag_1.0, whole genome shotgun sequence DNA segment encodes these proteins:
- the chd3 gene encoding chromodomain-helicase-DNA-binding protein 3 isoform X1 — protein MSSPLRSCEEDEGMVVNSEGGDFDEEDDDRDLDENASDINSPAAPRETATSAAPDEEADTSDREVPCRKKGRPKKKKDTKKKDKEGKPIKAKKRKKIDSDVERDSDRERDYGENSDSVASDYGSGEKKKKKKHKERKEKKTKKKKKVDGDRDSSQEESTKQPIEQKTSAQLAKEWGLEDVDHTFTEEDYRELTNYKAFSQFMRPMIAKKNPKIPMSKMMTILGAKWREFSSNNPFKGNAAAVAAAAAAAAIAVAEQVSTANASPEPPPPPPIRKAKTKEGKGPGFKKRSKSPRVLDKKKAAAKAKKMAPIRIKLSPIGAKRKKSCSSEDMDEDESEQEDSSVHSSSVRSDSSGRVKKNKRGRPAKKKKKITIPGEEDGEGYETDHQDYCEVCQQGGEIILCDTCPRAYHLVCLEPELDKAPEGKWSCPHCEKEGIQWEAKDEDFEDFEEDSEDRVISEVSIGVPAGAEEEDDDHMEFCRVCKDGGELLCCDTCTSSYHIHCLNPPLPEIPNGEWLCPRCMCPPIKGRVQKILHWRWGEPPPPIPVPPPPDAPPDAPPPPPMKGRAEREFFVKLTAQSYWHCTWITELQLEIFHSVMFRNYQRKTDMDEPPSLDYGSGGEDENGVGKSEKRRAKDPQYAILEDKYYRFGIKPEWMMIHRIINHSVDKKGTYHYLVKWRDLTYDQCTWERDDMDIPDFAIYKGNYWKHRDAIMKEDPDKPRRMRSKIQEGEEESPASPVTDPTIKYEEQPDFVTSTGGTLHLYQLEGLNWLRFSWAQGTDTILADEMGLGKTIQTIVFLYSLFKEGHTKGPFLVSAPLSTIINWEREFEMWAPDFYVVTYTGDKDSRAIIRENEFSFDDTAVKGGKKAFKLRREAPIKFHVLLTSYELVTIDQTALKSIDWACLVVDEAHRLKNNQSKFFRRLNDYKIDHKLLLTGTPLQNNLEELFHLLNFLTPNRFNNLEGFLEEFADISKEDQIKKLHDLLGPHMLRRLKADVFKNMPSKTELIVRVELSPMQKKYYKLILTKNFEALNSKGGGNQVSLLNIMMDLKKCCNHPYLFPVASMEAQKTPAGAYEGSALTKASGKLTLLQKMLSKLKEQGHRVLVFSQMTKMLDLLEDFLDHEGYKYERIDGGVTGALRQEAIDRFNAPGACQFCFLLSTRAGGLGINLATADTVVIFDSDWNPHNDIQAFSRAHRIGQANKVMIYRFVTRASVEERITQVAKRKMMLTHLVVRPGLGSKAGSMSKQELDDILKFGTEELFKDEVERMKNSSGDKVEDEGSVIHYDSVAIERLLDRSQDATDDSDVQNMNEYLSSFKVAQYMVREEDKIEEIEREIIKQEENVDPDYWEKLLRHHYEQQQEDLASKLGKGKRNRKPVNYNDAAQEDQEWHADISDNQSEYSVGSEEEDEDFDDRPEGRRQSRRQLRNEKDKPLPPLLARVGGNLEVLGFNTRQRKAFLNAVMRWGMPSQDAFSSQWLVRDLRGKTEKEFKAYVSLFMRHLCEPVADGAETFADGVPREGLCRQPVLTRIGVMSLVKKKIQEFEHINGRWSLPELKPEVIINKSSSRASSPVVKTTTPTPEASYNNTPCTSEPATPAPSDKLEKNGKEGEKDKEEGEALSDKEKVKEKEKDEGKEVDSNRTAEPEELSSTTKDTSQNASPSPKHEDKEDSDVKKEEKKETTDSTAATTEEKKVQEESKEEKKQDAEVKEEKSGEKPGEEKEKNKREETLTATETTDAKDKTEVSDVKKEEVKGEKDAGKEARATREDPAPKGNGRPPIERPRFMFNIADGGFTELHTLWQNEERAAISSGKMNEIWHRRHDFWLLAGIVIHGYARWQDIQNDPQFAIVNEPFKSQANKGNFLEMKNKFLARRFKLLEQALVIEEQLRRAAYLNMTQDPSHPAMALNARFTEVECLAESHQHLSKESLAGNKPANAVLHKVLNQLEELLSDMKADVTRLPATLSRVPPIAARLQMSERSILSRLASKGTETHTPPPIPPGPYATPHNYGGHFTPAPPSALYMGGANYSQMPPGSFISEAAAAAGATGGAAWGSAGGPNAACQKTKEHDVVHRQRVVDLWKDGKSEGAIGQELRMPKSTVHSIIVKYRLSNTVENLPRNGRPKKP, from the exons GCCGATGATAGCCAAAAAGAATCCTAAGATCCCCATGTCAAAGATGATGACCATCCTGGGGGCCAAGTGGAGAGAGTTCAGCTCTAACAACCCCTTTAAGGGCAACGCTGCTGCTGTCGCGGCAGCCGCAGCAGCTGCTGCAATTGCTGTTGCTGAGCAGGTCTCCACAGCGAATGCCTCGCCTGAGCCACCGCCACCGCCACCAATCAGAAAGGCAAAGACGAAAGAAGGCAAAG GCCCTGGCTTTAAAAAGCGCAGTAAAAGTCCTCGAGTCCTGGATAAGAAAAAGGCTGCCGCAAAGGCTAAGAAGATGGCACCCATTCGTATTAAGCTATCACCTATAGGTGCCAAGAGGAAGAAGAGTTGCTCA AGCGAGGACATGGATGAGGATGAGTCGGAGCAGGAGGACTCCAGCGTTCACAGCTCCTCGGTCCGCTCCGACAGCTCTGGTCGCGTCAAGAAGAACAAGCGAGGACGGCCtgccaaaaagaagaagaaaattacAA TCCCAGGTGAAGAGGATGGAGAAGGCTATGAAACGGATCATCAGGACTACTGTGAGGTGTGTCAGCAGGGCGGAGAGATCATCCTGTGTGACACTTGTCCTCGAGCTTACCACCTCGTCTGCCTTGAGCCTGAGCTGGACAAGGCCCCCGAGGGCAAGTGGAGCTGCCCGCACTGC GAAAAAGAAGGAATCCAGTGGGAAGCAAAGGACGAGGACTTTGAGGATTTTGAGGAGGACAGCGAGGACAGAGTGATATCAGAGGTCAGCATCGGGGTCCCCGCCGGGGcggaggaggaagatgatgacCACATGGAGTTCTGTCGGGTGTGTAAAGACGGAGGTGAACTGTTGTGCTGCGACACCTGCACCTCCTCCTACCACATCCACTGTCTAAACCCGCCGCTGCCAGAGATCCCTAATGGAGAGTGGCTGTGTCCGCGATGCATG TGTCCGCCTATCAAAGGACGTGTCCAGAAGATCCTCCACTGGAGATGGGGTGAACCTCCGCCTCCCATCCCGGTTCCCCCCCCTCCTGACGCACCACCTGATGCCCCCCCGCCGCCACCAATGAAGGGCAGAGCCGAGAGAGAGTTCTTTGTCAAGTTGACTGCGCAGTCCTACTGGCATTGTACCTGGATCACTGAGCTGCAG CTGGAGATCTTTCACTCTGTGATGTTCAGAAACTACCAGAGAAAGACGGACATGGACGAGCCTCCCAGCCTGGATTACGGGTCGGGCGGAGAGGACGAGAATGGAGTGGGAAAGAGCGAGAAGAGGAGGGCCAAGGACCCCCAGTACGCCATACTAGAAGACAAGTACTACAGATTTGGCATCAAGCCTGAGTGGATGATGATCCACCGCATCATCAACCACAG TGTGGATAAAAAGGGGACGTACCACTACCTGGTGAAATGGAGGGACCTGACCTATGACCAGTGCACCTGGGAGAGAGACGACATGGACATCCCAGACTTTGCAATTTACAAGGGCAACTACTGGAAGCACAG AGATGCAATAATGAAGGAGGACCCAGACAAACCCAGGAGGATGAGGAGCAAGATCCAGGAGGGCGAAGAGGAGTCTCCTGCCTCGCCGGTCACTGAT CCTACAATAAAATACGAGGAACAGCCCGACTTTGTCACATCGACGGGTGGGACGCTGCACCTGTACCAGCTGGAGGGTCTGAACTGGCTTCGGTTTTCCTGGGCTCAGGGTACAGACACCATCCTGGCAGACGAGATGGGCCTGGGCAAGACCATCCAGACCATCGTCTTCCTCTACTCCCTCTTTAAAGAG GGTCACACTAAGGGTCCGTTCCTGGTCAGCGCTCCGCTCTCCACCATCATCAACTGGGAGAGGGAGTTTGAGATGTGGGCGCCCGACTTCTACGTGGTGACGTACACGGGAGACAAGGACAGCCGAGCTATCATCAGAGAGAACGAGTTCTCCTTCGACGACACGGCTGTCAAAGGAGGGAAGAAGGCCTTCAAACTGAGG AGAGAGGCTCCAATCAAATTCCACGTGCTGCTGACCTCCTACGAGTTGGTGACCATCGACCAGACGGCGCTCAAGTCCATCGACTGGGCCTGCCTGGTGGTAGACGAGGCTCACCGGCTCAAGAACAACCAGTCCAAG TTTTTCAGGCGTCTGAACGACTATAAGATCGACCACAAGCTGCTGCTGACAGGAACTCCACTACAGAACAACCTGGAGGAGCTGTTTCACCTGCTCAACTTCCTCACACCCAACCGCTTCAA TAACCTTGAAGGCTTCCTGGAAGAGTTTGCCGACATCTCCAAGGAGGACCAGATCAAGAAGCTCCACGATCTGCTGGGGCCTCACATGCTACGGAGGCTGAAGGCAGACGTCTTCAAGAACATGCCCTCCAAGACCGAGCTGATTGTCAGAGTGGAGCTGAGTCCTATGCAGAA aaaatactacaAGCTGATTCTGACCAAGAACTTTGAAGCTCTGAACTCAAAAGGTGGAGGAAACCAGGTCTCCCTGCTCAACATTATGATGGACCTAAAGAAGTGCTGCAACCATCCCTACCTCTTCCCTGTCGCCTCCAtg gaaGCCCAAAAAACCCCAGCCGGTGCTTACGAGGGGTCGGCCCTCACTAAGGCCTCTGGGAAACTGACCCTGTTGCAGAAGATGCTGAGTAAACTGAAAGAGCAGGGACACCGAGTACTGGTCTTctcacag ATGACTAAGATGCTGGATTTACTAGAAGACTTTTTAGACCATGAAGGTTACAAGTATGAAAGAATTGATGGAGGCGTCACAGGAGCGCTGAGACAAGAGGCCATTGACCGCTTCAATG CTCCTGGTGCTTGTCAGTTCTGTTTCTTGCTCTCCACCAGAGCGGGAGGTTTAGGCATCAACTTGGCCACAGCCGACACAGTTGTCATCTTCGACTCTGACTGGAACCCTCACAATGACATACAG GCGTTCAGTCGAGCCCACCGAATAGGGCAAGCCAACAAGGTGATGATCTACCGCTTCGTGACGCGAGCCAGCGTGGAGGAGCGCATTACCCAGGTGGCCAAGAGGAAGATGATGCTGACCCACCTGGTGGTCCGGCCAGGCCTGGGGTCCAAAGCTGGCTCCATGTCCAAACAGGAACTGGACGACATCCTCAAGTTTGGAACAGAAGAACTCTTCAAGGATGAAGTAGAAC GGATGAAGAATAGTTCGGGGGATAAAGTTGAAGACGAGGGCAGCGTGATCCACTACGACAGTGTTGCCATCGAGAGGCTGCTGGACAGAAGCCAAGACGCCACAGACGACTCGGACGTCCAGAATATGAACGAGTACCTCAGCTCCTTCAAAGTGGCCCAGTACATGGTCCGAGAGGAGGATAAG ATCGAGGAGATAGAGCGGGAGATCATCAAACAGGAGGAGAACGTGGATCCGGATTATTGGGAGAAACTGTTAAGGCATCACTACGAGCAGCAACAAGAGGACCTGGCAAGCAAACTGGGCAAAGGCAAGAGGAACCGCAAGCCTGTCAACTACAATGATGCTGCACAGGAAGACCAAG AGTGGCATGCTGACATTTCAGATAACCAGTCCGAGTATTCAGTGGGCTccgaggaggaggacgaggactTTGATGATCGGCCAGAAG GTCGACGGCAGTCACGTCGCCAGTTGAGAAATGAGAAGGACAAACCTCTGCCTCCTCTTTTGGCCAGAGTGGGAGGCAACCTCGAG GTGCTGGGCTTTAACACACGCCAGCGAAAGGCTTTCCTGAACGCAGTGATGCGCTGGGGAATGCCGTCTCAGGATGCTTTCTCCTCTCAGTGGCTGGTCAGAGACCTCAGGGGCAAGACTGAGAAAGAATTCAA AGCTTACGTGTCTCTCTTCATGCGTCACTTATGCGAGCCCGTGGCTGACGGGGCGGAGACGTTTGCAGATGGTGTGCCGAGGGAGGGCCTGTGTCGCCAGCCAGTCCTCACCCGCATTGGCGTCATGTCTCTTGTCAAGAAGAAG ATCCAGGAGTTTGAGCACATCAACGGGCGGTGGAGCCTTCCAGAGCTCAAGCCTGAGGTCATCATAAACAAATCCTCCTCCAGGGCCTCCTCTCCTGTCGTTAAGACCACCACGCCCACCCCCGAAGCCAGCTATAACAACACACCTTGTACCTCAGAGCCAG CAACCCCTGCTCCATCAGACAAGCTGGAAAAGAatggaaaggagggagagaaggacaAAGAGGAAGGCGAGGCCCTGTCCGACAAAGAGAaagtgaaggagaaagaaaaggatgagGGGAAAGAGGTGGACAGCAACAGGACTGCAGAGCCTGAAGAG CTTTCCTCCACGACAAAAGACACATCCCAAAATGCATCACCCAGTCCAAAACACGAAGACAAAGAGGACAGCGATgtgaaaaaagaggaaaagaaggaaacaacTGACAGTACAGCTGCTAcaacagaggagaaaaaggTACAAGAGGAGagtaaagaagagaaaaaacaagacgCAGAGGTCAAAGAAGAGAAAtcag GAGAAAAGCCgggggaggagaaggaaaaaaataagcGGGAAGAGACACTCACAGCAACTGAAACAACAGATGCAAAGGATAAAACCGAGGTGTCTGATGTGAAGAAAG AGGAAGTCAAAGGTGAAAAGGATGCTGGGAAAGAAGCCAGAGCAACAAGGGAGGATCCTGCGCCCAAGGGTAACGGGAGGCCTCCCATTGAGCGACCTCGCTTTATGTTCAACATCGCAGACGGGGGCTTCACCG AGCTGCACACTCTCTGGCAGAATGAGGAGCGAGCTGCCATCTCCTCGGGGAAGATGAACGAGATCTGGCACCGCCGACACGACTTCTGGCTGCTGGCGGGAATCGTTAT TCACGGCTACGCCCGGTGGCAGGACATCCAGAATGACCCCCAGTTCGCCATCGTCAATGAGCCTTTCAAATCGCAGGCGAACAAAGGCAACTTCCTGGAGATGAAGAACAAGTTCCTGGCTCGACGCTTCAAG CTTTTGGAGCAGGCGCTGGTGATAGAGGAGCAGTTGCGACGGGCGGCCTATCTGAACATGACCCAGGACCCCAGCCACCCGGCCATGGCGCTCAATGCACGCTTTACAGAGGTGGAGTGCCTGGCGGAGTCACACCAGCATCTCAGCAAGGAGTCACTGGCTGGCAACAAGCCAGCCAACGCTGTCCTGCACAAAG TGTTGAACcagctggaggagctgctgaGTGACATGAAGGCCGACGTTACCCGGCTACCGGCCACGCTGTCCAGAGTCCCACCCATCGCCGCCCGTCTGCAAATGTCCGAGAGGAGCATCCTCAGCCGACTGGCCAGCAAGGGCACTGAGACGCACACCCCCCCG CCCATACCTCCAGGACCCTACGCAACCCCTCACAACTACGGAGGTCACTTCACCCCCGCCCCCCCGAGCGCGCTATACATGGGAGGGGCCAACTACAGTCAGATGCCGCCAGGATCCTTCATATCAG AAGCCGCCGCCGCTGCTGGGGCCACCGGGGGTGCTGCTTGGGGATCCGCCGGAGGGCCAAACGCTGCTTGCCAGAAGACCAAGGAGCATGATGTGGTGCACCGGCAGCGAGTGGTGGACCTTTGGAAGGACGGCAAGTCCGAGGGGGCCATCGGGCAGGAGCTGAGGATGCCCAAGTCCACGGTGCACAGCATTATCGTCAAGTACCGGCTCAGCAACACGGTGGAGAACCTGCCGCGCAACGGGCGACCAAAGAAACCCTGA